A region of the Mangifera indica cultivar Alphonso chromosome 10, CATAS_Mindica_2.1, whole genome shotgun sequence genome:
AGTGCCTAACGTCGATGTATTGTAGTCAAAATTCTAATTCTGTACTCAAATAAATTGTTCGTTATTGTTAGCACAATTATATTAGACATCGCACAATGCTATACTTGGAAAGTAACATACCTAAGTTTACATGGCAAATGATTTAACAACTCATCTGATACAGTTGTGTCATTTATCACATCCAATTATTTATATAGCTTAGTCAATTCAATTATTGCAGCATTTGGGATACTTTTTTTGGGCATATGATTATTGTGCACACATTTAATAGGCCAGATTGTCATAAAATCTTTATATTAGTCCTATGCCTTGAGATAAATTAGTAGAATGAAACATTCAATTTCTGTCTTAACTGGGCAGAGATAAAATgtctaatttatcaaaattaaaatttccaaattgCCTAAATAGAgaacaaataagaaaaaggaGGACTTGTAGATTTTTCAGGGAACAATGaattgctttgatttttatagttttaagcTCCCCTTATAAATATTAAGTGACTtggggtaaaaaaaaaaaaaggattaagTACATGAGAGTATCTAGATATCAAGCAAAGAGGTGCAAACAATTAACAGGTCagattaacattaaaaatatatgaactaTTAGTGCTTTGTAGCTGGTTGATTTGAGTGGTGATATTGATTCATTAATTCTTGCAAAAATTCTGAAAATCTCACAGCAGCTAACAAGACATCAAATCTATGAATGACTATTAAACTTTCTCATCTATGATAATGCAGTAGAGTTACATGGCATTAAATGAATGATTCAGAGTAAGAAGAAGACCTCTCCATCGGATCCTCTGACAGTGAGTCGGTACACAACAGTGACATTACCATTGTCAGAGAAGATCACATCTCGCACTTCTCCACACCATCCTGAGCCACAAAGCTATAGCTGTTAATAACCAATCCTAGAAACAAATTCACTTCCATAGAAAGGACTGATTTCAGTGTATCCTTctacataattattttgaatgttATTGGTTGATCTTGAACAGTAATATAATGTTGAGAGAAAGAAGCACAAACCAGGGGCATAGAAACTCAACATCCTATTAGCATGATACCTgcaaatcaaaaccaaaaataaataaataaatagataaatcaaATTAGGTTGGATCAGACAAAAACATGAATCAAGACATCATTAAAGATAACATTTCTACCAAGGAATGGACTTATGAAGAGGACTGATGACGTTATCGGGGATCCTCTTATTAAGATCTCGTAGAATTTCTGCTAGAGGACGAGTGATAGAGGAAGAATTGTTGAGCGGCACCACATAGTTGGAATTTGGGACTCCTTTCTTGCTAGTCTGACTATTTTCACTTCCATTGGCGTTGGCGCTTCCACTGCAGTAAGCAAATCCTGACCATCTGATTCTCCTGCTCTGATTCACTCTTACGAGGTTCTTAGTGATCCGGCAGGATGATGAAGATCTCGGGAGCAGGGAAACGGTGGCGTTTTGGGAGTTTGTTTGCAAACGCAATTGCAATGCCATTTCTGAAATTGCCAATGCAATAGGAATTGGAAACAGGAGGATTCAACCAATAGGAATTGGTTGCTGTTGGTCTATCTTCAACCAAAACGCAACTGCAATTACAattgaattcttaaaaaattGGCGACTTGGTTCCGAGTGGAAAAGCCACCTTATTGGGTATTTATATTGgcatta
Encoded here:
- the LOC123226962 gene encoding DNA repair RAD52-like protein 2, chloroplastic; the encoded protein is MALQLRLQTNSQNATVSLLPRSSSSCRITKNLVRVNQSRRIRWSGFAYCSGSANANGSENSQTSKKGVPNSNYVVPLNNSSSITRPLAEILRDLNKRIPDNVISPLHKSIPWYHANRMLSFYAPGWCGEVRDVIFSDNGNVTVVYRLTVRGSDGEAHRESTGTVSSSDSDIVDPVASAEEVAFCRACARFGLGLYLYHEE